The proteins below come from a single Nocardiopsis gilva YIM 90087 genomic window:
- a CDS encoding HPr family phosphocarrier protein: MAERRVKVESEVGLHARPAALFVEAASKASGNVTVSKDGSAPVSAKSILAIMGLDVRNGDEIVITADGDDADALLDRLAEIANAG, translated from the coding sequence GTGGCAGAACGCCGTGTCAAAGTCGAGTCCGAGGTCGGGCTGCACGCCCGGCCCGCGGCTCTGTTCGTCGAAGCGGCGTCCAAAGCGAGCGGCAACGTGACCGTGAGCAAGGACGGCAGCGCCCCCGTGTCCGCCAAGAGCATCCTGGCCATCATGGGCCTCGATGTGCGCAACGGCGACGAGATCGTCATCACCGCCGACGGCGACGACGCCGATGCGCTGCTCGACCGGCTGGCCGAGATCGCCAACGCCGGCTAG
- a CDS encoding HAD family hydrolase, which yields MNPNGDLVPRGALFDLDGTLINSEPRSLATWSRLLDMHNVPHETATLHRFMGRRGPDVVAENPALFPGVTWDVILAEIQEIGKDPDLPPVVHLPESVEFVRRLHASDVPFGLVTSAGRDWAEHALTILGMRELFKGVVAAGDVTAGKPDPEGYLAGADILGHAPEYIVVFEDSPAGIEAARRAGMRTVGITTTHERSALRDADLIVDHLTEVDWPHITPRA from the coding sequence ATGAACCCGAACGGGGACCTGGTTCCCCGCGGCGCGCTGTTCGACCTGGACGGCACGCTGATCAACAGCGAACCCCGCTCCCTGGCGACCTGGTCCCGGCTGCTGGACATGCACAACGTCCCCCATGAGACCGCCACCCTGCACCGGTTCATGGGGCGTCGCGGACCCGACGTCGTCGCCGAGAATCCCGCGCTGTTCCCCGGCGTGACGTGGGACGTCATCCTCGCCGAGATCCAGGAGATCGGAAAGGACCCCGACCTTCCGCCGGTGGTCCACCTTCCGGAGTCGGTGGAGTTCGTCCGGCGGTTGCACGCCAGTGACGTCCCCTTCGGCCTGGTCACCTCGGCCGGACGGGATTGGGCCGAGCACGCGTTGACCATATTGGGCATGCGTGAACTGTTCAAAGGCGTGGTGGCGGCCGGTGACGTCACCGCGGGCAAACCGGACCCGGAGGGATACCTCGCCGGGGCCGACATCCTGGGCCACGCCCCCGAGTACATCGTCGTGTTCGAGGACAGCCCCGCCGGGATCGAGGCCGCGCGGCGCGCGGGAATGCGCACCGTCGGCATCACCACCACACACGAGCGCTCGGCGCTGCGGGACGCGGATCTCATCGTCGACCACCTGACCGAGGTCGACTGGCCGCACATCACCCCGCGCGCCTGA
- a CDS encoding PTS sugar transporter subunit IIA, translating to MLSVLSPVPGAAVGLSDVPDPVFAQGMVGPGAAVQPLAEPQQAVAPISGKIIKLHPHAFVVVDREGRGVLVHLGIDTVKLDGKGFEKLAAEGDEVAAGTPLIRWNPQEVAAQGLSAIVPVVALDAESDVVSGTATGDVAKGEQLFQWA from the coding sequence GTGCTCAGCGTGCTCTCGCCCGTCCCGGGCGCAGCCGTGGGGCTCTCCGACGTGCCCGACCCCGTCTTCGCGCAGGGCATGGTCGGTCCCGGGGCCGCGGTCCAGCCGCTCGCCGAACCGCAGCAGGCGGTCGCGCCGATCAGCGGCAAGATCATCAAGCTGCACCCGCACGCCTTCGTCGTGGTCGACCGCGAGGGCCGGGGCGTCCTCGTCCACCTCGGCATCGACACGGTCAAGCTCGACGGCAAGGGCTTCGAGAAGCTCGCCGCCGAGGGCGACGAGGTGGCGGCCGGAACGCCGCTGATCCGCTGGAACCCGCAGGAGGTGGCCGCGCAGGGCCTGTCCGCGATCGTCCCGGTCGTCGCCCTCGACGCCGAAAGCGACGTCGTGTCCGGCACGGCCACCGGTGACGTGGCAAAGGGCGAGCAGCTGTTCCAGTGGGCATGA
- a CDS encoding PTS glucose/sucrose transporter subunit IIB, whose protein sequence is MHRFFSHGSFRPVAPHTEVHMADKAAAIVAGLGGADNIEDIEACITRLRTEVGDPAKVDEAALKAAGAHGVLVSGNVVQVVVGPEADALNDDIADLLD, encoded by the coding sequence ATTCACCGATTCTTCTCACACGGGTCCTTCCGGCCCGTCGCACCACACACGGAGGTACACATGGCCGACAAGGCAGCCGCGATCGTCGCGGGTCTGGGCGGCGCCGACAACATCGAGGACATCGAGGCGTGCATCACGCGCCTGCGCACCGAGGTCGGCGATCCCGCCAAGGTCGACGAGGCGGCGCTGAAGGCGGCGGGCGCGCACGGCGTCCTGGTCTCCGGAAACGTGGTGCAGGTCGTGGTCGGCCCCGAGGCCGACGCCCTCAACGACGACATCGCCGACCTGCTCGACTGA